One window from the genome of Lentibacillus daqui encodes:
- a CDS encoding YndM family protein gives MQHLKALGLKFLAIAFTIYTIFGIFSGAGWVNLFWISLFVTAISYLIGDMIILRQFGNITATIADFALTFFSLFILGGLFLNANIPIITTSILSAFFITCCEPFIHGFIVNHFSPDEYERKDWRTMNQLQTEFAEETNEHTLRVEKEKDDKKDRDR, from the coding sequence ATGCAACATCTGAAAGCATTAGGACTTAAATTTTTGGCCATAGCGTTTACCATATATACCATCTTCGGCATCTTTTCCGGTGCGGGGTGGGTAAACTTATTTTGGATTAGCCTATTCGTTACAGCCATTTCTTATCTGATTGGTGATATGATCATATTGAGACAGTTTGGCAATATTACCGCGACTATCGCTGACTTTGCCTTAACCTTCTTTTCGTTATTTATTCTGGGAGGCCTATTTCTCAATGCCAATATCCCAATCATTACGACCTCGATCCTATCAGCCTTTTTTATAACTTGTTGTGAACCATTCATCCACGGTTTTATTGTTAACCATTTTTCCCCTGATGAATATGAACGAAAAGACTGGCGAACGATGAACCAGCTGCAAACGGAATTCGCTGAGGAAACAAATGAACATACCTTAAGAGTTGAAAAAGAAAAGGACGATAAAAAGGACCGGGATAGATGA
- the wrbA gene encoding NAD(P)H:quinone oxidoreductase, whose product MENVKLAIIYYSSTGTNYKMAKWAEDAATKAGAEVRLLKVTELAPEAAIASNPAWKANHEATADIQEATSDDLQWADAIIFSTATRFGGIASQMKQFLDMQGGLWASGALVNKVVSAMSSAQNDHGGQEASILSLYTSFMHWGAIIAAPGYTDPVLFTTGGNPYGASATVDAEGNIVNNVQPAVEVQAKRTVDIASRIKAGNK is encoded by the coding sequence ATGGAAAATGTTAAATTAGCAATTATCTATTACAGTTCAACTGGAACAAACTATAAAATGGCGAAATGGGCTGAAGATGCCGCAACAAAAGCCGGTGCCGAAGTACGTCTGTTGAAAGTTACGGAATTGGCTCCAGAAGCAGCAATTGCATCCAATCCAGCTTGGAAGGCCAATCATGAAGCAACAGCAGATATCCAGGAGGCAACCTCTGATGATTTGCAATGGGCAGATGCCATCATCTTTAGTACAGCTACACGATTTGGCGGCATTGCCTCGCAAATGAAGCAATTTCTTGATATGCAAGGCGGACTATGGGCGAGTGGTGCATTAGTAAATAAGGTCGTTAGTGCAATGTCTTCTGCCCAAAATGATCACGGTGGTCAGGAAGCAAGTATTCTCTCTCTTTATACTTCCTTTATGCACTGGGGCGCGATTATTGCTGCACCAGGATACACTGACCCTGTATTGTTCACAACCGGCGGAAATCCATATGGCGCAAGTGCCACCGTTGATGCGGAAGGAAATATTGTCAACAATGTACAACCAGCAGTGGAAGTACAAGCAAAACGGACTGTTGATATTGCTAGCCGGATTAAAGCGGGAAATAAATAA
- a CDS encoding NUDIX hydrolase, with the protein MNLTDIIAKLNGRKPTILGYDNFHKHAILLPLIEKNNEVHILFEVRSMKLRSQPGDICFPGGKIDPTDPDPEYCAIRETTDELGISKTSIENISPLDYIVADNGRMIFPFTGTIKNAEQINPSQAEVGEIFTVPLSYFLQVKPEIYKVYFKVIPADDFPFDLIVGGEDYNWQVRHKDELFYQYNGKVIWGLTARILYHFLHLIDS; encoded by the coding sequence ATGAACCTAACAGACATTATCGCAAAGCTAAACGGTCGAAAACCTACCATTCTTGGTTATGATAATTTTCACAAACACGCCATCCTGCTGCCGTTAATCGAGAAAAACAATGAAGTCCATATACTATTTGAGGTAAGGTCCATGAAACTGCGCAGCCAGCCCGGGGATATTTGTTTTCCGGGCGGCAAAATTGACCCGACCGATCCTGATCCTGAGTATTGTGCGATTCGCGAAACGACGGATGAACTAGGGATATCGAAAACATCGATTGAGAATATCAGTCCGCTTGATTACATTGTTGCGGATAACGGACGGATGATTTTCCCGTTTACAGGTACGATCAAAAACGCTGAACAAATAAACCCAAGTCAAGCAGAAGTTGGAGAAATTTTCACCGTACCTTTATCCTATTTCCTTCAGGTAAAACCCGAGATATATAAAGTCTATTTTAAAGTAATACCAGCGGATGATTTTCCATTTGATTTAATTGTTGGGGGAGAAGATTATAATTGGCAGGTACGTCATAAGGATGAGCTCTTTTACCAATATAACGGTAAAGTGATTTGGGGTTTGACCGCCAGAATATTATACCACTTCCTACATTTAATAGACTCCTAA
- a CDS encoding N-acetylmuramoyl-L-alanine amidase, with translation MKLYLDPGHGGNDPGAQGKELKEKDVTLAIAKHIHSILTQDYENVSVKMSRTSDKTVSLTQRTDEANNWGADYFLSIHCNSFNGSAKGYEDYIHSSLSSSSKTAAYQNTIHKEVVKKNQLNDRGKKKADYHVLRESKMPALLTENGFIDNSHDAALMKQDAWCKKVAQGHVNGLAKTFDLKKKKGSSKTIYRVIAGSFTSKANAKKRADMLKKKDIDAFVDTIMISGKQWYRVQAGAFSDQKHAEKQLKKVIDAGVKDAFIAKENR, from the coding sequence ATGAAACTTTATTTGGATCCTGGTCATGGCGGCAATGATCCGGGTGCACAGGGAAAAGAACTAAAGGAAAAAGATGTTACGCTTGCTATAGCAAAGCACATCCATTCCATTTTAACGCAAGACTATGAAAATGTCAGCGTGAAAATGAGTCGAACCAGCGATAAGACTGTCAGTTTAACCCAACGCACCGATGAGGCGAATAACTGGGGAGCTGACTACTTTTTGTCGATTCACTGTAATTCGTTTAATGGTTCTGCCAAAGGATATGAGGATTATATTCATAGCAGCCTTTCCAGTTCATCCAAAACTGCTGCCTATCAGAATACCATCCATAAAGAAGTCGTCAAGAAAAACCAGTTAAATGATCGGGGTAAAAAGAAGGCTGACTATCATGTATTGCGAGAATCGAAAATGCCAGCACTTTTGACGGAAAACGGATTTATTGACAATTCCCATGATGCTGCATTGATGAAACAGGATGCATGGTGCAAAAAGGTAGCCCAGGGACACGTAAACGGGCTGGCAAAAACTTTTGATCTAAAAAAAAAGAAGGGTAGCTCCAAAACTATTTATCGGGTCATTGCCGGTTCCTTCACTTCTAAAGCAAACGCCAAAAAGCGTGCAGATATGCTGAAAAAGAAAGATATCGATGCATTTGTTGATACGATAATGATTTCCGGTAAGCAATGGTATCGCGTACAGGCAGGGGCATTTTCTGATCAGAAGCATGCGGAAAAACAGTTGAAAAAGGTGATTGATGCTGGTGTGAAAGATGCTTTTATCGCGAAAGAAAACCGGTAG
- a CDS encoding PaaI family thioesterase — protein MQQLEEVRKSFETSPFFYHLGFEITHFQEGDVRLKLPVTRQLLNANQILHGGVHASMIDFVLGMVIRSTTRTRCITMNLNVNYFAPADSGSLFAQGRILQQGYRTVTAEGEILEEQGEMLAKGTGTFKLIRE, from the coding sequence ATGCAACAGCTGGAAGAGGTACGAAAAAGTTTTGAAACAAGCCCGTTTTTCTACCATCTAGGTTTTGAAATCACCCATTTTCAAGAAGGGGATGTTCGCTTAAAATTACCTGTTACCAGGCAGCTTTTAAATGCAAACCAGATACTGCATGGCGGTGTGCATGCCAGCATGATTGATTTTGTGCTGGGAATGGTTATACGATCAACGACCAGAACCCGTTGTATCACCATGAACTTAAATGTAAATTACTTTGCTCCAGCCGATAGTGGAAGCCTATTTGCCCAAGGAAGAATACTTCAACAGGGTTATCGTACTGTTACAGCAGAAGGGGAAATACTGGAAGAGCAGGGTGAGATGCTCGCAAAGGGCACTGGAACATTTAAGCTAATTAGGGAATAG
- a CDS encoding thiolase family protein, with amino-acid sequence MNENIVIVSAARTPIGRYGGSLKDISSGHLASIAIEGAIRKAGIKPEQVDETIMGEVRQTTESSNVARVAALRSGIPESSPAFTINRLCASGMQALASGVQQIYSEQADVLVTGGTESMSRSPFYLRNARFGGDHPTLVDANTEAGQQPIEMYGKNLGMGMTAENLAERYDISREDQDAFAVESQRRAARAIEKGTFKDEIVPVEVKEKKQTRIVEQDEHPRPGTTMEKLAKLRPAFKENGTVTAGNACGRNDGATAMVMMKESQAKKMGLKPLARVVDWATAGVSPEVMGIGPVPAVKKLLNRTSKQVKDIDLIELNEAFASQSLAVIRELSLDPEIVNVNGGAIALGHPVGASGARIITTLLHEMIKRGNELGIATLCAGGGQGMAVMMERI; translated from the coding sequence ATGAACGAAAATATTGTTATTGTCAGTGCCGCCAGAACACCAATAGGAAGATATGGTGGCTCCTTGAAAGATATTAGTTCCGGGCATTTGGCTTCCATTGCGATAGAAGGAGCGATCAGAAAAGCAGGCATCAAACCGGAACAAGTGGATGAAACGATTATGGGAGAAGTCCGCCAAACCACAGAATCCTCGAATGTTGCAAGAGTCGCAGCATTACGATCAGGTATACCGGAATCTTCCCCTGCTTTTACGATTAATCGACTGTGTGCCTCAGGAATGCAAGCGCTCGCTTCGGGGGTGCAACAAATTTACTCTGAACAAGCTGATGTACTTGTGACAGGTGGAACCGAAAGTATGAGCCGATCACCTTTTTATTTGCGAAATGCCCGTTTCGGTGGGGACCATCCAACACTGGTTGATGCTAATACAGAGGCCGGTCAGCAACCCATTGAAATGTATGGGAAAAATTTAGGTATGGGGATGACAGCGGAAAACCTCGCTGAAAGATATGATATATCAAGAGAAGACCAGGACGCTTTTGCGGTAGAAAGTCAAAGGCGGGCAGCAAGAGCAATCGAAAAGGGAACGTTCAAAGATGAAATTGTCCCAGTAGAAGTAAAAGAGAAAAAGCAAACACGAATCGTAGAGCAGGATGAACATCCGCGACCGGGAACAACGATGGAGAAGCTTGCAAAATTGCGGCCTGCGTTTAAAGAAAATGGCACTGTGACGGCTGGAAATGCGTGCGGCCGTAATGATGGCGCTACGGCAATGGTTATGATGAAAGAATCGCAGGCGAAAAAGATGGGGCTCAAACCGTTAGCCCGGGTCGTCGATTGGGCAACTGCCGGTGTTTCTCCGGAAGTGATGGGGATTGGCCCTGTTCCAGCTGTTAAAAAGTTATTAAACCGAACATCCAAACAAGTGAAAGATATTGATTTAATCGAGCTGAATGAAGCCTTTGCATCGCAATCTCTGGCAGTCATACGTGAGTTATCACTCGATCCTGAAATTGTGAATGTAAATGGAGGGGCGATTGCTTTAGGGCATCCAGTAGGAGCGAGCGGTGCTAGAATTATCACTACTTTACTACACGAAATGATCAAACGTGGGAACGAGCTTGGTATTGCCACATTGTGTGCAGGTGGCGGTCAGGGTATGGCTGTGATGATGGAGCGTATTTAA
- a CDS encoding acyl-CoA dehydrogenase family protein has translation MNFHLDEDIAFLKKNVRDFVQTEVEAVAMDIEKENRIPERILELSKEMGLFGLSIPEVYGGLGIGMVGKCALYEEIGATHNGYTTLIGAHTGIGTVGIVELGNEEQKSKYLPSLATGEKIGAFALTEPSAGSNASNLKTTAVKKGDKYILNGTKHYITNATDADIFTVMAVTDPDKGAKGITSFIVEKDFPGFQVGAIEPKMGLKGSQSAELILEDCEVPVENVLGEEGKGYVNALKILANGRAGLAARNLGSCQKLLDLSMQYVQEREQFGTPIIEHQAVAHMVAEMAMETEALRAFTYRIASMVDDGEKVIKEASMLKLYGSEVYNRVADKAVQVHGGIGYIADFPIERFFRDARITRIYEGTSEIQKNIIAGQLKKEYS, from the coding sequence ATGAATTTTCATTTAGACGAAGATATTGCTTTCTTGAAGAAAAATGTACGCGATTTTGTGCAAACAGAAGTGGAAGCGGTCGCGATGGACATTGAAAAAGAGAACCGGATTCCGGAGCGTATTCTTGAGCTGTCAAAAGAGATGGGACTTTTCGGTTTAAGTATTCCTGAAGTGTATGGTGGCCTGGGAATTGGAATGGTTGGTAAATGTGCGCTATACGAAGAAATCGGAGCAACACACAATGGCTATACGACACTCATCGGAGCACACACCGGAATTGGAACGGTCGGTATTGTCGAACTGGGTAATGAGGAGCAAAAAAGCAAGTATTTACCTTCGCTTGCCACTGGTGAGAAAATTGGAGCCTTTGCACTAACAGAACCAAGTGCCGGATCAAATGCCAGTAATTTAAAAACAACAGCGGTTAAAAAGGGAGATAAATATATTTTAAATGGGACAAAGCATTATATTACGAATGCAACAGATGCGGATATTTTCACCGTAATGGCTGTTACCGATCCCGATAAAGGGGCAAAGGGGATTACATCATTTATTGTTGAAAAGGATTTTCCCGGTTTTCAAGTTGGCGCCATTGAACCGAAGATGGGGTTAAAAGGCTCGCAGTCTGCGGAACTTATTTTAGAAGATTGCGAGGTTCCTGTTGAAAATGTTTTAGGTGAAGAAGGAAAAGGATATGTTAACGCATTAAAAATTTTAGCTAATGGTCGTGCGGGATTGGCAGCCAGGAATCTGGGATCATGTCAAAAATTATTGGATTTATCCATGCAATATGTACAGGAACGAGAGCAATTTGGTACTCCAATAATTGAGCATCAAGCAGTCGCGCATATGGTAGCGGAGATGGCCATGGAAACAGAAGCTTTACGTGCTTTTACTTATCGGATTGCTTCGATGGTTGATGACGGGGAGAAAGTAATTAAAGAAGCATCTATGTTAAAACTGTACGGATCAGAAGTATATAACAGGGTGGCAGATAAGGCGGTTCAGGTTCATGGGGGAATTGGCTACATTGCAGACTTCCCAATTGAACGTTTCTTCCGTGACGCAAGGATTACCAGGATATATGAAGGAACATCGGAAATTCAGAAGAACATTATTGCCGGGCAGTTGAAAAAGGAATATAGCTAA
- a CDS encoding long-chain-fatty-acid--CoA ligase gives MNEAKERPWEKYYTLSLQDAGSNNISLYEFFNTSAKKYATRTAITFREKTITYEELKNKIDHLAGNWGRMGFKQGERIGLMIQNHPDYIVSYYAAHALGLIVVQINPSYTARELLQIVTDVQLTYILADPKSIETVQAVKDIYPFQTIVTSQLAELELDKQTHQLKALTETGEKLNTPVAINAEDDVAVIQYTGGTTGKMKGAMLTHKNLVTNVIQSFIMYRENLSASQDTVLAATPLYHVYAMTGAMNLGIFMGANILLVTKFKVDEVMPLIKKHQPTVFPGVPQMYIAFVNYPDAEKYGLDCFRVCSCGSAPLPVEILNKFEKLTGSKISEGFGMSETSPTTHRTPVNGEVKPGSVGIPVPETDSKIIDNNQNELGLYEVGELVVKGPQVMKGYWNNETETNRALQNGWMHTGDLAMQDEDGYFYIVGRKKEMVITGGFNIYPQEIEGVLYQHPYVKEAAVAGIPDPEKGEIVKAYIVPKEEYSIDVEELKGFCYRNLTPYKVPKQFELRESLPRNTVGKILKRKLIESEKS, from the coding sequence ATGAACGAAGCAAAAGAGCGACCCTGGGAAAAATATTATACACTTTCATTACAGGATGCCGGATCCAATAATATCTCTCTTTATGAATTTTTTAATACAAGCGCAAAAAAGTATGCGACACGTACAGCAATTACTTTTCGGGAAAAGACAATAACTTATGAAGAACTAAAAAACAAGATTGACCATTTGGCTGGGAACTGGGGACGGATGGGATTTAAACAGGGCGAAAGGATAGGTTTGATGATTCAAAACCATCCTGATTATATTGTGTCTTATTATGCAGCCCACGCATTAGGGTTAATCGTTGTGCAAATCAATCCATCTTATACAGCTAGAGAGCTTTTGCAAATCGTAACAGATGTACAGTTAACCTATATTTTGGCTGATCCCAAATCGATAGAGACTGTTCAGGCGGTTAAGGATATTTATCCATTTCAAACGATCGTTACATCACAATTAGCAGAATTGGAATTAGATAAGCAAACCCACCAATTGAAAGCGCTGACAGAAACTGGTGAGAAGTTGAATACCCCTGTTGCTATTAATGCGGAAGATGATGTCGCGGTTATTCAATATACAGGGGGTACAACAGGGAAAATGAAAGGAGCTATGCTGACTCATAAAAATCTGGTAACAAATGTGATTCAAAGTTTTATCATGTACAGGGAAAATCTTTCTGCGAGTCAAGATACTGTTCTTGCTGCTACACCGTTATACCATGTGTATGCAATGACAGGTGCTATGAATTTAGGGATTTTTATGGGCGCCAATATACTGTTAGTTACTAAATTTAAGGTGGATGAAGTGATGCCCCTGATCAAAAAACACCAGCCCACGGTGTTTCCGGGAGTTCCGCAAATGTATATCGCTTTTGTTAATTACCCGGATGCAGAGAAGTATGGGTTAGATTGTTTTCGAGTTTGCTCATGTGGCTCAGCTCCACTGCCTGTAGAAATACTGAATAAATTTGAAAAGCTAACAGGATCGAAAATATCAGAGGGCTTTGGTATGTCTGAAACCTCTCCAACGACGCATCGAACCCCGGTTAATGGAGAGGTGAAACCGGGTAGTGTAGGGATTCCCGTTCCTGAAACAGATAGTAAAATTATCGATAACAACCAAAATGAGCTTGGACTGTATGAGGTTGGCGAATTGGTTGTCAAAGGCCCACAAGTTATGAAAGGTTATTGGAATAATGAAACGGAGACAAACCGTGCATTGCAAAACGGCTGGATGCATACTGGCGATTTAGCTATGCAGGATGAAGATGGTTATTTCTACATTGTAGGCCGAAAAAAAGAAATGGTAATTACAGGCGGATTCAATATTTACCCGCAAGAGATTGAGGGTGTTTTATATCAGCATCCTTATGTGAAGGAAGCGGCAGTCGCAGGGATACCCGATCCCGAAAAAGGTGAGATTGTGAAAGCTTATATCGTCCCAAAAGAAGAATATTCTATTGATGTAGAGGAATTAAAAGGATTTTGTTACCGAAACTTAACACCGTATAAAGTTCCAAAGCAATTTGAACTAAGAGAATCACTTCCTCGGAACACTGTTGGAAAGATTTTAAAACGAAAACTGATTGAGTCTGAAAAAAGTTAA
- a CDS encoding MFS transporter — MRWIVLILLFFGAILNFADKSIVGLAAVPIMNELDLSYTEWGLVGSSYYWLYPVTGIFGAAWADKIGAKRVLVGLMVIWSVLQFGVLAVTALPLLVVYRILLGTFEGPYSPIAYSHAHKWFPPKLRGFANSVIVSGGTVGAMIIAPVLVALITMFGWKIAFATLGLASLVWAIIFQFFTKESPVEAYKNVQKKKKEKLEKIKLKDFGKLLVSPSALFTTLAYFSTYILIVWFSVWLPIYLEEVIEMPSAQMGVVVMIIGIISVAIYMGVSVLSDRLFKKNNNWRISRVYVIGIAMIVGAVIMASLMIVQNPIWVIIAMSLGKGLTYSIIPIGPTIMINEMPERGGLMTSILTSSGNLAGIVGPMITGFIISLSGANKMLGYNYSVLFMAAIVFIFATLFLLFVRPGRVDNISSEAHSV, encoded by the coding sequence ATGCGCTGGATTGTTCTTATTCTACTATTCTTCGGAGCGATTCTAAACTTTGCTGATAAATCAATCGTTGGCCTTGCTGCTGTCCCAATTATGAATGAACTGGATTTGTCTTATACGGAATGGGGATTAGTGGGCAGTAGTTATTATTGGCTCTATCCTGTTACCGGAATTTTTGGTGCTGCCTGGGCAGATAAAATAGGAGCCAAAAGAGTATTAGTTGGTTTAATGGTTATTTGGTCGGTCTTACAATTTGGAGTTTTGGCGGTTACAGCTTTACCGCTATTAGTTGTTTATCGGATACTATTGGGAACTTTCGAAGGACCATACAGCCCGATTGCGTATAGCCATGCCCATAAATGGTTTCCTCCAAAATTACGTGGTTTTGCCAATTCTGTCATTGTTTCTGGAGGAACGGTAGGAGCGATGATTATTGCTCCGGTTCTGGTCGCTTTGATCACCATGTTTGGTTGGAAGATTGCATTTGCTACGTTAGGTTTGGCGAGTTTGGTATGGGCGATAATTTTTCAATTTTTTACGAAGGAGAGTCCGGTTGAAGCATATAAAAATGTACAGAAGAAAAAGAAGGAAAAACTAGAAAAAATAAAACTTAAGGATTTTGGAAAATTACTTGTTTCGCCCTCTGCCTTATTTACGACACTAGCCTATTTCTCGACTTATATCTTGATTGTATGGTTTTCCGTATGGCTGCCGATTTATCTTGAGGAAGTTATCGAGATGCCTTCAGCACAAATGGGGGTTGTAGTCATGATCATTGGCATTATTTCTGTAGCCATATATATGGGGGTTTCCGTGCTGTCCGATCGTTTGTTTAAGAAGAATAATAACTGGCGTATCTCCAGGGTATATGTTATCGGTATCGCAATGATCGTCGGGGCAGTGATTATGGCATCTCTAATGATTGTTCAGAATCCAATCTGGGTCATTATTGCAATGAGTTTAGGGAAAGGGTTAACATACTCTATTATACCTATTGGCCCAACCATCATGATCAATGAAATGCCTGAAAGAGGAGGACTAATGACCAGTATTTTAACCTCCTCGGGAAATCTTGCAGGTATTGTCGGTCCTATGATTACTGGATTTATCATTAGTCTTTCCGGGGCGAATAAGATGCTTGGTTACAATTATTCTGTGTTATTTATGGCTGCTATTGTATTCATTTTTGCAACCTTGTTCTTGTTATTCGTAAGGCCGGGAAGAGTTGATAATATCTCTTCGGAAGCTCATTCGGTTTAA
- a CDS encoding acyl-CoA dehydrogenase family protein: MSTVMTDEMQQMKTMIKNFVDKEVEPYSQQIEDQDEIPPHLVDEMKELGLFGMSIPEVYGGIGLNTVEKAIVLEQLGRAHNGLVSLISAHTGIGSTGLVKLGSDYLKQKYLPEMAAGNKIASFALSEPGAGSDATNLSTQAEKSGDQWVVNGMKHFITNAPIADVFTVFALTDKEKGAKGGITAFFIEKDFPGLHIGKTDKKMGLRGSYTAQVILEDCMVPEENVIGEVGMGYINALKILGEGRIGLAARAVGSCEKLIELSASYAKERVQFGKPIADNQGIQWMLADMATETEAARTLTMMAAEKVDEGKKVIKEASMAKLYASEVFNKVADKALQIHGGIGYINEYAVERFYRDARITKIYEGTSEVQRLVIARKVLEEN, translated from the coding sequence ATGTCGACTGTGATGACAGACGAAATGCAACAGATGAAAACCATGATAAAAAACTTTGTAGATAAGGAGGTAGAACCATATAGTCAACAAATAGAAGATCAAGATGAAATCCCACCGCATTTGGTAGATGAAATGAAGGAATTGGGTTTGTTCGGTATGAGCATTCCCGAAGTATATGGCGGAATTGGTTTAAATACGGTGGAAAAGGCAATAGTCCTGGAACAATTGGGAAGAGCACATAACGGACTGGTTTCATTAATCAGTGCTCATACCGGAATTGGCAGCACAGGATTAGTCAAACTTGGTTCCGACTATTTAAAGCAGAAATATTTACCGGAGATGGCTGCCGGGAACAAAATCGCATCGTTTGCACTTTCCGAACCAGGTGCAGGGTCTGACGCTACGAATCTCTCCACTCAAGCAGAAAAAAGCGGAGATCAATGGGTGGTCAACGGCATGAAGCATTTTATCACAAATGCTCCAATCGCCGACGTTTTCACTGTATTTGCTCTAACCGATAAAGAAAAGGGGGCAAAAGGCGGTATTACGGCATTTTTTATCGAAAAGGACTTTCCGGGGCTACATATTGGGAAAACGGACAAAAAAATGGGGTTGCGAGGCTCTTACACTGCTCAGGTTATCCTCGAGGATTGTATGGTACCGGAAGAGAATGTCATTGGTGAAGTAGGGATGGGATATATCAATGCACTAAAAATTCTTGGAGAGGGCCGAATCGGTTTGGCAGCCAGAGCGGTCGGATCCTGTGAAAAGTTAATTGAGCTATCTGCCAGTTATGCGAAAGAGCGTGTTCAGTTTGGCAAGCCAATTGCAGACAATCAAGGTATTCAATGGATGTTGGCGGATATGGCTACCGAAACCGAAGCTGCACGTACTTTAACAATGATGGCTGCAGAAAAGGTAGATGAAGGGAAAAAGGTTATCAAAGAAGCATCTATGGCAAAACTTTATGCGTCAGAGGTTTTTAATAAAGTGGCAGATAAGGCGCTGCAAATTCATGGCGGGATCGGATACATAAACGAATATGCTGTGGAGCGGTTTTATCGCGATGCCCGGATTACGAAAATTTATGAAGGAACAAGTGAGGTTCAACGGTTAGTTATTGCAAGGAAGGTACTTGAAGAAAACTAA